The Mycolicibacterium cosmeticum DNA window CCCGGTGATCTCGGTCAGCCACTCGATGAGCATCGTCACCGTGTACGTCGCGGGGGAACGGCACGTCGTCCCGGACACCCCGACCATCCTGTCGCGGGCCAACCAGACCATCGCAACCCTGGAGCGCTACAAGTCCCGCCTCGACGAGGTGAACCGGCAGCTGTCGACGGCCGAGATCGAGGACTTCGTCACGCTGCGCGATGTCATGACGGTGGTGCAGCGCCTGGAGATGGTGCGCCGCATCAGCCTGGAGATCGACGCCGACGTGGTGGAACTGGGCACCGACGGCAGACAGCTGCAATTGCAGCTGGAAGAACTGGTCGGTGACAACGACACCGCGCGGGAGCTGATCGTGCGGGACTACCACGCCAACCCGGACCCGCCGAGCGCCGCCCAGGTCACCGCGACACTGGAGGAACTGGACGCGCTGTCGGACAACGAGCTGCTCGACTTCACCGCGCTGGCAAGGGTTTTCGGCTATCCCTCGACGGTCGAGGCACAGGATTCCGCGATGAGCTCACGGGGGTACCGGGCGATGGCCGGCATCCCGCGGCTGCAGTTCGCCCACGTCGACCTGCTGGTGCGGTCCTTCGGGTCGCTGCAGGGCGTGCTGGCGGCCAGCGCCAGCGATCTGCAGTCGGTGGACGGGATCGGGTCGATGTGGGCCCGGCACATCCGTGAAGGCCTGTCCCAGCTGGCCGAGTCGACGATCGCCGACCAGCTGGCCTGAGTCATCCGGCCGGTGCGGGTGCCGGCTCGCCGGCGGGCGCGGGCTCGGCCGGGGGCGCCGCCGGATCAGCCGGCGGCGCGGCGGGATCGGCAGGCTTGGACTCGGCCAGGATGAACGGCACCGGCGCCGAACGCAGATTGCCCAGTTGCACGATCAGGTTGTAGGTGCCCGGGCCGATCGGTTCCCGCGGCAGCGGGCAGTTCGCGGCCGACCCCATCCCGGTCCAGGTGACCTCGGTGGTCACCTGCTCACCCGGGTTGAAGGTCTTCACCAGAGTCTCGTTGGAGGGGGCGCAGTCCAGGTTGGACCACAGCCGCTTGTTGTCCAGCGAGTAGACGTAGGCCGAGAGCACGGCCGCGCCGACGTCACGCTTGCACGCCACCAGACCGATGTTGGTGACGACCATGGTGAACTTGGGCTGGTCGCCCATCACGTAGTCGGGGGCGCTGGTGATGCCCTTGACCGCCAGCGTGGAGTCGGGGCAGTCGTCACCCTCCTTGAGCACCGGCGGCGGGGTGACCGCAGCGGTCGGCGTGGGCGTCGGGGCCGGCGGCTGCGCGGGCACGACGGGCGTCTTCACACCGGGCGTCTCGCCGGGCAGCGGCGGCGGGGCGGCGGCAGGGCTGTTGCCGGTCGCCGCCGTCTTGTCCGGAGTCGGCGTTCCAGAGCTGGTGCTGTTGGCCACCACGATCGCGATGATGCCGGCGATCAGGGCGACCACGACGACCGCGATCCCGAGCGCCGCGACCCGGCGGCGCCGGTAGATCTGGCTCGGCGTGGGGCCACCATGCGGTTCTACGTCTAGCACGAACTCAACGGTAAGCCGGTGTCACGCCGTGCCGTCCGAGGCGGCCCGGCGTGTCGGTCTGCGGCTTGCTCTCAGGCTTCGCCGATGTCGCCCAGGTGGTCGCGCAACACCACGCGGCCGTCGGCCAGGTGGTAGGTAAGACCGACGATGGCCAGCGAGCCGGCGTTCACCCGCTCGGAGATGGCGGTCGAGCGCGCCATCAACTGGGCGCCGGTCTCGGTGACGTGACGGGCCTCGAACTCGTCGACCCTGGTCAGCCCGTCGCGGCGGCCCAGCAGGATCGACGGGGTGACGCGTTCCACGATGTCGCGGATGTAGCCACCCGGGACGGCACCCTCGTCGAGGGCGGACAGCGTCGCCTTGACCGCGCCGCAGCTGTCGTGCCCGAGCACGGCGATCAGCGGAACGTTGAGCACCGCCACCGCGTATTCGATCGACCCGAGCACGGCCGAGTCGATGACGTGCCCGGCGGTGCGGACCACGAACATGTCGCCGAGGCCCTGGTCGAAGATCAGTTCGGCGGCCACCCGGCTGTCACCGCAGCCGAACACGACGGCGGTCGGCTTCTGCGCGGCGGTCAGGCTGGCGCGGTGGTCGATGCCTTGGCTGGGATGCTCGGGCTTACCGGCGACGAAGCGCTCGTTACCCTCTTTGAGTGCCTTCCATGCGGATATCGGGTTCGAGTTGGGCATGACCGACATTCTGCCCGAGCCTGCGAACATCGTCGGGGCGGCCGCCCGCTCCGCGATCGACTCCGGCGAACTCGTCGCCTGGTTCGGCGCCGCCCAG harbors:
- the disA gene encoding DNA integrity scanning diadenylate cyclase DisA; this encodes MAVKSRAGRTVVHLARPTLRETLGRLAPGTDLRDGLERILRGRTGALIVLGYDDSVEAICDGGFSLDVRYAPTRLRELSKMDGAVVLSSDGTRILRANVQLVPDPSIPTEESGTRHRSAERTAVQTGYPVISVSHSMSIVTVYVAGERHVVPDTPTILSRANQTIATLERYKSRLDEVNRQLSTAEIEDFVTLRDVMTVVQRLEMVRRISLEIDADVVELGTDGRQLQLQLEELVGDNDTARELIVRDYHANPDPPSAAQVTATLEELDALSDNELLDFTALARVFGYPSTVEAQDSAMSSRGYRAMAGIPRLQFAHVDLLVRSFGSLQGVLAASASDLQSVDGIGSMWARHIREGLSQLAESTIADQLA
- a CDS encoding carbonic anhydrase: MPNSNPISAWKALKEGNERFVAGKPEHPSQGIDHRASLTAAQKPTAVVFGCGDSRVAAELIFDQGLGDMFVVRTAGHVIDSAVLGSIEYAVAVLNVPLIAVLGHDSCGAVKATLSALDEGAVPGGYIRDIVERVTPSILLGRRDGLTRVDEFEARHVTETGAQLMARSTAISERVNAGSLAIVGLTYHLADGRVVLRDHLGDIGEA